The following are encoded together in the Culex pipiens pallens isolate TS chromosome 1, TS_CPP_V2, whole genome shotgun sequence genome:
- the LOC120422020 gene encoding uncharacterized protein LOC120422020 — protein sequence MSTRAKLVKKRDLIIAHLTRSKNFLKGYDAATQQHLVSVRMEKLEGKWEEFEALQLEIEELEDKDYEAGVTADASKEEVEKRVKQLEEKEQQREDMMRRFEELYYEVRAGLLARMPKVVAPSSGCNDGAPKVHAGVHLPKIELPKFNGDYDLWLPFHDTFKSLIHENPDLKIIQKFHYLRSCVVEEAERKIENLQLSEINYEIAWDTLVKRFSNKYLNKKRHVNALLHFPRAEKLTASGIHEVIDCFDRCTKILDQLGEVSSG from the coding sequence ATGTCGACTAGGGCCAAGCTGGTCAAGAAGCGGGACCTGATCATCGCGCACCTGACTCGATCGAAGAATTTCCTCAAGGGCTACGATGCGGCGACGCAACAGCATCTAGTGTCTGTCCGGATGGAAAAGCTCGAaggaaaatgggaggagtttgaAGCGTTGCAGCTGGAGATCGAGGAGCTCGAGGACAAGGACTACGAGGCAGGCGTCACTGCCGACGCGTCCAAGGAAGAAGTGGAGAAGCGAGTGAAGCAGTTGGAGGAAAAGGAGCAGCAGCGAGAGGACATGATGAGGAGGTTTGAGGAACTGTACTACGAGGTAAGGGCAGGGTTGCTAGCTAGGATGCCGAAGGTGGTTGCACCTTCTTCTGGTTGTAACGATGGGGCACCGAAAGTGCATGCTGGCGTTCATCTGCCCAAGATTGAATTGCCAAAGTTTAACGGGGATTACGATCTGTGGTTGCCTTTCCATGACACCTTCAAGTCTTTGATCCATGAAAACCCGGATTTAAAGATCATTCAAAAGTTCCACTATTTGCGGTCATGCGTGGTTGAAGAGGCTGAGAGAAAAATCGAGAATCTCCAGTTGAGCGAGATCAACTATGAGATTGCGTGGGATACTCTTGTCAAACGGTTCTCGAACAAGTATCTCAATAAGAAACGGCATGTCAACGCGTTGTTGCACTTTCCGCGCGCGGAGAAGTTGACGGCGAGTGGGATTCATGAAGTGATCGACTGTTTCGACCGGTGTACGAAGATCTTGGATCAGCTGGGTGAGGTTTCGTCGGGCTGA
- the LOC120422014 gene encoding uncharacterized protein LOC120422014 codes for MTPKLGDAPPTNVPWRAVICFQSFACSILFVWIVFGPRFGRSLIEKVLVKSRVLVKKATSGVCPTRSWTNLPGDRTGTALGWRNFFIFGDFFYQARCLLRTLPAGFVQDGRFVWRRKSLGAYSTEDCAS; via the exons ATGACACCTAAACTGGGCGACGCTCCCCCAACGAACGTACCATGGCGAGCTGTCATTTGCTTTCAATCTTTCGcgtgttcgatcctgtttgTGTGGATTGTGTTTGGCCCGAGGTTTGGCCGCAGTTTAATCGAAAAAGTGTTAGTGAAATCGCGTGTGCTCGTGAAAAAGGCAACATCCGGCGTTTGTCCAACACGGTCTTGGACAAATTTGCCGGGTGACCGAACCGGAACGGCTCTGGGATGGCGTAACTTTTTCATATTTGG GGACTTCTTCTACCAGGCCCGGTGCCTGCTGCGGACACTTCCGGCCGGATTTGTTCAAGATGGTCGTTTCGTCTGGAGGCGAAAATCGTTAG GGGCCTATTCCACTGAGGATTGTGCTTCATAA